In Numida meleagris isolate 19003 breed g44 Domestic line chromosome 18, NumMel1.0, whole genome shotgun sequence, one DNA window encodes the following:
- the TEX14 gene encoding inactive serine/threonine-protein kinase TEX14 isoform X7 — protein MAHMLPLPIPCPVQLGSLKGDSLEAQLHEYVRQGNCGKVKKLLKKGTFVDAVNSMGQTSLFTAALLGLGNIVDVLLDYGSDPNHRCYDGSTPVHAAAFSGNQWILSKLLDEGGDLRMHDEGGKNPQCWAMSAGKESSAQMLEFIQRCTFHMQAAIQNFPCDPLRKICSSKALVSSPSRFGGLVQGNVDSPLGRFLKGGVNAAKNIYSFGFGKFYLAGSGHLGYLASLPIIGEKEVVQADDEPMFSYHVGPFMIMTNLMWGSSRVTVKELSFEPHQNCSKLRLADLLIAEQEHSSKLRHPHLLQLMSVCLSSDLEKTRLVYERVNFGSLYSVLHERRTEFPVLRMETILHVLLQINDALRFLHSRGFIHRTITSYAIQIVSSGEAKLCNMEYMIESKDGGEHSDLTRIAVPAQLYKWCSPEVILEKNVTVKSDIYSFCTVMQEALTETLPWKGVEDSVIKQLVISGQQLEADVRLPVPYYDIVKSGLEPKQKNRSMNLQDIQYILKNDLKDLTKSQSCHADEMSKAQRPAVFADINICLSSTFSYRKRTVELNEKEITEADSSAAPGYPSFPKENNALVDLEAPTSLQPVAQENSHDAASETQMTCSVSDVDDSLCSFEMNEAFASCPDFHDDFLEEGAELSQTLKDKKRQQREKDEDVLGDLFVSPGMYCEEKPVCEEKPVYEEGSISESFTEYTTEEEEGKSEASDLYMLARVRGDAGRRRSSLSRNEQHISKCVLNLKIVQSMLQQAADSLCRTEEKLDKLEAAEKQRKLLQGIWTNQLSKQVFHDRPWNRSDDIYQNNSNPFSGVNTFLWKAIGPPSSDYIPPLVTHQSQGALHGDGFQSVSNVTEEMWAIQNEKCFHRMSKSKNENNQHDLSFSEVKSLDDQVDLDHERLLPHVSVRCKKKFNLQHQRGSDSRSAASESEEERWCNPKPASEICSTKINEERRMRQPEWRTEVRQMARKVASGQLELITPCLPSDCTSDSEVESIKEAFQHVTSRAQKSRDQQGYRWHTGDNVEPWDVGCEDGSESEESDLESVFRSSGGGSCRSPSQDEQTESGVSIPKNSVTFQQIETVSRGHSRELPCSFNSFPNVSEEFMTPDPDCFLPPAVQGSSDLEVKDTDTTGIKSVSQTLDKPVPEDGGSGIQVSGGKILFCGTAAQNSGSNTRGVIQLSHMPVASVEAAQEMISRELQEDSKGKDMGKNSSSI, from the exons ATGGCTCACATGCTGCCTCTGCCCATTCCCTGCCCGGTGCAGCTCGGGAGTTTGAAAGGAGACTCTCTGGAAGCTCAACTGCATGAGTACGTCCGGCAGGGGAACTGCGGGAAGGTGAAGAAGCTCCTGAAGAAAG GTACTTTTGTTGATGCTGTGAATTCCATGGGCCAGACATCTCTTTTCACTGCTGCCTTGTTAGGCCTTGGTAACATAGTGGATGTGCTGTTGGATTATGGCTCAGACCCTAATCA TCGCTGTTACGATGGAAGCACTCCGGTCCATGCAGCAGCTTTCTCAGGAAATCAGTGGATTCTTAGCAAGTTACTGGATGAAGGAGGTGATCTAAGAATGCACGATGAAGGTGGGAAAAATCCACAGTGCTGGGCTATgtcagctggaaaagaaagcagtgctCAG aTGCTGGAATTCATACAGCGTTGTACATTCCACATGCAGGCTGCCATTCAGAATTTTCCCTGTGATCCTCTGAGGAAGATCTGCTCATCAAAAGCACTGGTTTCTAGTCCATCCAGGTTTGGTGGCCTTGTTCAAGG AAACGTTGACAGTCCTCTGGGTAGATTTCTGAAAGGTGGAGTTAATGCAGCCAAGAACATCTATAGCTTTGGCTTTGGGAAG TTCTATCTTGCAGGCAGCGGACATCTTGGGTACTTGGCATCTCTCCCTATTattggggaaaaagaagtggTTCAGGCAGATGATGAACCAATGTTTTCTTACCATGTTGGACCATTCATGATCATGACAAA CTTGAtgtggggaagcagcagagtGACAGTGAAGGAACTCAGCTTTGAGCCCCATCAGAACTGTAGTAAGCTGCGCTTAGCTGATCTCCTCATTGCAGAGCAGGAACACAGTAG TAAACTCCGTCATCCACATTTGCTGCAGTTGATGTCTGTTTGTCTGTCCAGCGATTTGGAGAAAACCCGTTTAGTGTATGAGAGGGTGAACTTTGGGTCTTTGTACAGCGTCCTTCATGAAAGG CGTACTGAATTCCCAGTGCTGCGCATGGAGACAATTCTGCATGTACTTCTTCAAATTAATGATGCTTTACGTTTTCTGCACTCCCGTGGATTTATCCACCGGACAATTACCTCCTATGCTATTCAGATTGTTTCTTCTGGTGAAGCAAAGCTATGCAACATGGAATACATGATAGAGAG CAAGGATGGTGGAGAACACAGTGATCTGACACGTATTGCTGTCCCAGCCCAGCTGTATAAGTGGTGCTCTCCTGAAGTCATCCTTGAAAAGAATGTCACGGTGAAATCGGATATTTATAGTTTCTGCACAGTAATGCAAGAGGCCTTGACAG AGACCCTTCCCTGGAAAGGGGTTGAAGACTCGGTAATTAAACAGCTCGTAATTTCAGGACAGCAATTAGAAGCAGATGTCAGACTTCCTGTACCCTATTATGACATTGTAAAGTCAGGGCTAGAACCTAAACAGAAGAACCGCTCCATGAACCTTCAGGATATTCAGTACatactgaaaaatgatttaaag GACTTGACTAAGTCTCAGAGTTGTCATGCTGATGAAATGTCAAAAGCACAGAGGCCTGCTGTTTTTGCAGATATAAACATCTGTTTGTCATCAACTTTTAGCTACCGGAAGAGAACAGTGGAATTGAACGAAAAAGAGATAACAGAGGCTG acagctctgctgccccagGGTACCCTAGTTTTCCTAAAGAGAATAATGCTTTAGTGGACCTTGAGGCACCCACCAGTCTGCAGCCAGTTGCACAGGAAAACAGCCATGATGCAGCTTCTGAAACCCAGATGACCTGCAGTGTCAGTGATGTGGATGACAGCCTCTGTAgctttgaaatgaatgaagCCTTTGCCAGTTGTCCAGACTTTCATGATGACTTCCTGGAGGAAGGAGCTGAATTAAGTCAAACGCTAAAGGATAAAAAGAGGCAGCAAAGGGAGAAAGATGAGGATGTCCTCGGAGACCTATTCGTGTCCCCTGGAATGTACTGTGAGGAAAAGCCAGTTTGTGAGGAAAAGCCAGTTTATGAGGaaggcagcatttcagaatCATTTACAGAGTACACtacagaagaggaggaagggaaaagtgaGGCCTCTGACCTGTACATGCTGGCACGGGTGAGAGGAGATGCTGGCAGAAGGAGGAGTAGTCTGTCGCGAAATGAGCAGCACATCAGTAAATGTGTCCTTAATTTAAAGATTGTTCAGAGCATgttgcagcaggcagcagactccctgtgcagaacagaggaaaaactggACAAATTAGAGgcagctgaaaagcaaaggaagctTCTGCAGGGAATTTGGACAAATCAGCTTTCTAAGCAAGTTTTTCATGACAGACCCTGGAACAGATCTGATGATATTTACCAAAATAACAGTAACCCTTTTTCTGGAGTTAACACTTTCTTATGGAAGGCTATAGGTCCACCGTCAAGTGACTACATTCCACCTCTGGTGACACACCAGTCACAAGGAGCTCTGCATGGAGATGGTTTCCAGTCTGTTTCAAATGTGACAGAGGAAATGTGGGCAATTCAGAATGAGAAGTGCTTTCATCGAATGAGTAagagtaaaaatgaaaacaaccaGCATGATCTCAGCTTCAGTGAGGTGAAAAGCCTTGATGATCAAGTGGACCTAGACCATGAG CGTTTACTCCCACATGTATCTGTtagatgcaaaaaaaagttCAACTTGCAGCATCAGAGAGGGAGTGACTCACGTTCTGCAGCAAGTGAAAGCGAAGAAGAGAGGTG GTGCAATCCAAAACCAGCATCTGAAATCTGCAGCACTAAAATAAATGAGGAGAGAAGGATGAGGCAACCAGAATGGAGAA CTGAAGTAAGGCAAATGGCCAGAAAAGTGGCCTCAGGACAGCTAGAACTGATCACTCCTTGTCTGCCCAGTGATTGCACATCTGATAGTGAAGTGGAGAGTATAAAGGAAGCATTTCAACATGTCACTAGTAGAGCCCAAAAAAGTCGAGACCAGCAAGGGTATAGATGGCATACAGGTGACAATGTTGAGCCTTGGGATGTGGGCTGTGAGGATGGATCTGAATCTGAGGAGAGTGATCTGGAGTCCGTATTCAGAAGTTCTGGAG GGGGAAGTTGCCGGTCACCATCACAAGATGAGCAGACAGAATCTGGAGTATCCATTCCGAAGAACTCAGTCACTTTTCAGCAAATTGAGACTGTCTCTAGA GGGCATTCAAGAGAATTACCTTGTTCCTTTAATTCATTTCCCAATGTGTCTGAAGAATTCATGACTCCAGATCctgattgttttcttcctcctgctgttcAGGGAAGCTCAGATCTAGAGGTAAAAGACACAGACACGACAGGAATTAAGTCTGTGTCACAAACACTGGAT aaaccGGTGCCTGAAGATGGAGGATCAGGTATTCAGGTATCAG gaggaaaaatattattctgcggcacagcagcacagaactcTGGCAGTAACACACGAGGAGTGATTCAGCTTAGCCATATGCCTGTAGCCAG